From the genome of uncultured Methanobacterium sp.:
TAGCTGCATCTAAGTCTTCCTGCAGTACTCTAGCCAAACCACATACTTTTGCATTCAGTTCCAGACCTTTAATTTCCAGTGCAGCCTTCTGCTCACCCAGTGATGCTGCTGGGAAACCCACTTCTATAACATCCACTCCCAGACGATCCAGCCTCTTGGCTATTCTAATCTTTTCGTCCGGCGTTATAGCCACCCCTGGTGTTTGTTCACCGTCACGGAGGGTGGTATCGAATATTCTTACCTTTTCAGGTATTTTCATTTCTTTTTTTACTTTATCTATGTACATGGGAAGACCCCTGTGGTTTGACATTTATTTAGTATTTGTGTTGGACTTCATAAAAAAATTGTGTAAAAAAGTTAAGAAAAATTTACTGTTAAACCTAAAAATTTATGATAAAATTAAATTTACAGCAAATCATGTTCCCATTGCCAGGCTCAGGAAATTCCTGATGCCCGGTGCCAATCCCAGAATAAATATAGCCAGTTTTAACATGTTCCTGATGGTCTTATCCTCAACATAAGTATCGATTATGTAGAGGGCAGGTAGTATAACTGCTATTTTAAGGGGGAACATTACAATGGCACTGTCCGCCATCTGGGTGAGGGCATTGGGCAGGACGTGCTGCTCACCATAACCATAGTAATCCACTGCTATAAAGGTGGAACTGGCATCCAGAAGGTGAGCTAAAAGAACACCCAGGTTAAACTTGTCCTTTAAAAGACTCCATTTAAATCCAAGCAGTACGAATGGTGCAGAAACTAAAGCCCATGATCCAATTACCTGGAATACTACCACTGGATTGATATTTTGAGTGTAATATATGTTTGGAACACACATTGCTGCGCCCACAGCAAATATGATGTAGCGATAATTCCACCCAACCTTGCGTTCAATTAAAACTGATGCTAAAAGAGTGAATATGGCAGTTAACCCGGTTAATATGTATATGCCTGGAGTTACCAGGATGTAAGTTAAAGGATATAGGCCGTTGTCCACCAGGGCCCGAGCACTTGATCCAAAGAATATGAATGGAATCAACGGAATAAAAAGGTCCTTTGGGTCCTTATCAATCCATCTGAACATTTTAATAATTAGGAGAATTATTATACCAAGAACTATACCGAAAACAATGGTATTGAAAGTGGTGTAACCCGGGTGCAGGTATACAAAGTTCTCCTGGATGTACTGTATGACTTGATCAAGAACCATGGCCCTATGTAGTGTGTTAAAATATTTAAATTTATCTTAATATGTCCAAAAAGAGTTTATCCTATTTAAAAACAGAGGTAAGACTTTCAATTAATGGAAAATAGTAAATATCTCAAATTCTTCTGATCTTCTTGTTAATAACTTCTTTAAGTATGAGGGGTAATGGTGTTCTGTCTCCGAAAACATTGGTCTTCCCGGAAAGGATGCCCTTGATAATACTCTCAACTGAGAAATCTGCTTCCACTTCAGTAACACAGCTACCAATGGCTCCTAAAAAGTGGGCGTCACTGGCACCGATCTGGGGGATGTTCCTTTCTTTAGCCATGTTCTTAGCTCGCCAGTTGGAATATCCAAATATATAACGGGAGTTAAGGGTTTCCATGGCATCCACATCCACAAATTTCACATTGGTAAACAACCCTTCCCTGTAAGAAACAAAAGGGTGGGCTGCCACTGCAATCCCTCCCTGAACTCGAATGAGTTCCACTGTTTCCTCAGGAGAAATTCCCTTAGGTAT
Proteins encoded in this window:
- a CDS encoding DUF63 family protein, whose amino-acid sequence is MVLDQVIQYIQENFVYLHPGYTTFNTIVFGIVLGIIILLIIKMFRWIDKDPKDLFIPLIPFIFFGSSARALVDNGLYPLTYILVTPGIYILTGLTAIFTLLASVLIERKVGWNYRYIIFAVGAAMCVPNIYYTQNINPVVVFQVIGSWALVSAPFVLLGFKWSLLKDKFNLGVLLAHLLDASSTFIAVDYYGYGEQHVLPNALTQMADSAIVMFPLKIAVILPALYIIDTYVEDKTIRNMLKLAIFILGLAPGIRNFLSLAMGT
- a CDS encoding PHP domain-containing protein — its product is MIIDPHIHSTYSGDSTATLKDIVKHSRKIGLDAIAIADHNTLKGSEVALKEFGKMDDLVIIPAMEVSTSKGHIVALGISEEIPKGISPEETVELIRVQGGIAVAAHPFVSYREGLFTNVKFVDVDAMETLNSRYIFGYSNWRAKNMAKERNIPQIGASDAHFLGAIGSCVTEVEADFSVESIIKGILSGKTNVFGDRTPLPLILKEVINKKIRRI